A stretch of the Cellulomonas sp. WB94 genome encodes the following:
- a CDS encoding MFS transporter produces the protein MDSATPSSAAVDAPRDTAPDPRRWWGLAAIALAQLMVVLDMTIVNIALPSAQADLGISDGNRQWVVTAYTLAFGGLLLLGGRVGDLIGRRRAMIIGLLGFAGASALGGIAASGGMLLAARGLQGVFAALLAPAALSLVSTTFTEPHERARAFGIYGAIAGGGSAIGLITGGLLTEYMSWRWTLLVNAPIAIVAVIGARVFLHDRRRDSESRLDVVGAVLASAGLLSIVYGLSEATQHGWTSGLVLSLLAGGLVLIALFVVAEGRVAHPLLPMRVLRDRNRAGALLSVGLVTVGMFGMFLFLTYYLQVTLGYSPVRTGLAFLPLTAGMMTGAVGIASRLLPRVPARMIMVPGLLVAATGLVLLTRIQVDSSYATHVLPSLLLLGLGMGSTFMPAMSTATFGVAPRDAGVASAMVNTSQQVGGSIGIALLNTVATSATASYLTTHGTSQLAMATGVVHGFSVAIWWAVGFLLAAAVIAGVLITARPAATRTDVEVAEERVPVLV, from the coding sequence ATGGACTCTGCCACGCCCTCGTCCGCGGCGGTCGACGCGCCGCGCGACACCGCGCCTGACCCCCGCCGCTGGTGGGGCCTTGCGGCCATCGCCCTCGCCCAGCTCATGGTCGTGCTCGACATGACCATCGTGAACATCGCCCTCCCGTCCGCCCAGGCCGACCTCGGCATCAGCGACGGCAACCGTCAGTGGGTCGTCACGGCCTACACCCTGGCGTTCGGTGGCCTGCTGCTCCTCGGCGGTCGTGTCGGTGACCTGATCGGGCGTCGCCGCGCCATGATCATCGGCCTGCTCGGCTTCGCCGGCGCCTCGGCCCTCGGCGGGATCGCCGCGTCCGGCGGCATGCTGCTCGCCGCGCGCGGTCTGCAGGGCGTCTTCGCGGCGCTCCTGGCGCCCGCGGCCCTGTCCCTCGTGAGCACCACGTTCACCGAGCCTCACGAGCGCGCCCGCGCGTTCGGCATCTACGGCGCCATCGCGGGCGGCGGCAGCGCGATCGGACTGATCACCGGCGGTCTGCTCACGGAGTACATGAGCTGGCGCTGGACCCTCCTCGTCAACGCACCGATCGCGATCGTCGCGGTGATCGGGGCGCGAGTGTTCCTGCACGACCGCCGTCGGGACAGCGAGTCGCGGCTCGACGTCGTCGGCGCCGTCCTGGCCAGCGCCGGGCTGCTCTCGATCGTCTACGGTCTGAGCGAGGCCACCCAGCACGGCTGGACCTCCGGGCTCGTGCTGTCGCTGCTCGCGGGCGGGCTGGTGCTGATCGCCCTGTTCGTGGTGGCCGAGGGTCGCGTCGCGCACCCCCTGCTGCCGATGCGTGTCCTGCGTGACCGCAACCGCGCCGGCGCGCTCCTCAGCGTGGGGCTGGTCACCGTCGGCATGTTCGGCATGTTCCTGTTCCTGACCTACTACCTGCAGGTCACCCTGGGTTACTCGCCGGTGCGCACCGGCCTGGCGTTCCTGCCGCTCACCGCGGGGATGATGACCGGCGCTGTCGGGATCGCCAGCCGCCTGCTGCCGCGGGTCCCGGCGCGCATGATCATGGTGCCCGGACTGCTCGTCGCGGCCACCGGGCTCGTCCTGCTGACCCGCATCCAGGTCGACTCGAGCTACGCGACGCACGTCCTGCCGTCGCTGCTCCTGCTCGGGCTCGGCATGGGCTCGACGTTCATGCCCGCGATGAGCACGGCGACCTTCGGTGTCGCACCGCGGGACGCCGGCGTCGCGTCGGCGATGGTCAACACGTCGCAGCAGGTCGGGGGGTCGATCGGGATCGCCCTGCTGAACACCGTCGCCACGTCGGCCACTGCGAGCTACCTGACCACGCACGGCACGAGCCAGCTCGCGATGGCGACCGGCGTCGTGCACGGGTTCTCCGTGGCGATCTGGTGGGCCGTCGGGTTCCTGCTCGCCGCGGCCGTGATCGCGGGCGTGCTCATCACGGCTCGGCCCGCCGCGACGCGCACCGACGTCGAGGTCGCCGAGGAGCGGGTGCCGGTCCTCGTCTGA